A genomic region of Catalinimonas niigatensis contains the following coding sequences:
- a CDS encoding ABC transporter permease yields the protein MFRNYFKVALRNLVNNKVYSLINIGGLAIGIATALLILLWVADEWSYDRHNTNAKDIYRTIVHWEVGGQQVAYTTTPAPFADFIKSGFPEAQQVTRFAMISNALFSYQDEPSRESQGAYTDQATLEMFTYHFVEGNPASALTEPHSLVLSQSLAQKYFGDEQAVGKTIRFDNADELMVTAVFEDMPENSHLHFNYFIPFHYFAQKRNIGEDNWNDFNYYTYVQLEAQTSGKAMEEKITAAINQRFEGATVVSNVELQPLLDIHLYSNFGNDISGNGDIQYVYIFSAIAFFIIIIACINFMNLATARSVKRSKEIGLRKTVGAVRYQLVAQFLGEAILFTLIAVVLAALIVELVLPAYNGLAQKQISLNLLDGKIMGVLLLITLLTGLSAGLYPALFLSSFHPAKVLKGTFKAGKGGIVLRKGLVVLQFALSIILIVGTLVIDDQLTYIRNKKLGYEKDNILVVPMAGEIYKNQEAYRNTLLDQPGITQLTSASQNLNDISSTTSGADWEGKTAEQEVLLNQLSVDLDFIKTFNIQMVEGRAFSRERSTDSSAFIVNEEAVKQMGLENPVGSAFSLHGVKGTIIGVTEDFNFQSVHKTIAPLVLFVSPNWRSSLYIKVDNQAIPEALAVAEASWKELNPAYPFEYSFLDESFDAMYKAEARTGKLFNYFAFIAIFISCLGLFGLAAYTAELRTKEVGVRKVMGASVGSILLLFSQDYVKLVLIAFVIATPCAYLLMHRWLEDFAYRTDISPLVFVLAIVFSMAITLLTVGYQSMKAATANPVKSLRSE from the coding sequence ATGTTCAGAAATTACTTCAAAGTTGCACTCCGGAATCTGGTGAATAACAAGGTGTATTCCCTGATCAATATTGGCGGTTTGGCCATCGGTATCGCCACAGCTCTGCTGATCCTGTTGTGGGTAGCTGATGAATGGAGCTACGACCGTCATAATACCAATGCCAAAGATATTTACCGTACCATCGTCCACTGGGAGGTGGGCGGGCAACAAGTCGCTTATACCACTACACCTGCTCCTTTTGCAGACTTTATCAAGAGCGGATTTCCCGAAGCGCAGCAGGTGACGCGCTTTGCCATGATCAGCAACGCATTGTTTAGCTATCAGGATGAACCTTCCCGTGAAAGCCAGGGCGCCTATACCGATCAGGCTACGCTGGAGATGTTTACCTATCACTTTGTGGAAGGTAACCCGGCTTCCGCGCTTACCGAGCCTCATTCCCTGGTCCTCTCCCAGTCCTTGGCACAAAAATACTTTGGCGATGAGCAGGCAGTGGGCAAAACCATCCGCTTTGACAATGCCGACGAACTGATGGTCACGGCAGTGTTTGAAGATATGCCCGAAAACTCCCATCTCCACTTCAATTACTTTATCCCTTTCCACTACTTTGCCCAGAAACGCAATATAGGAGAAGACAACTGGAACGACTTCAACTATTATACTTATGTACAGTTGGAAGCGCAGACTTCCGGAAAAGCAATGGAAGAGAAAATTACAGCAGCCATCAATCAGCGTTTTGAAGGGGCCACGGTGGTGAGCAATGTTGAACTACAACCTCTGCTGGATATCCATCTGTATTCCAATTTTGGAAACGATATCAGCGGAAATGGCGACATACAGTATGTGTATATTTTTTCAGCCATTGCCTTCTTTATCATCATCATTGCCTGTATCAACTTCATGAACCTGGCGACGGCCCGTTCGGTCAAACGCTCCAAGGAAATTGGTCTGAGGAAAACGGTGGGGGCAGTAAGATATCAGCTGGTAGCTCAGTTTCTGGGTGAGGCTATTCTCTTTACCCTGATTGCAGTAGTGCTGGCTGCATTGATCGTAGAGCTGGTGTTGCCCGCGTACAACGGGCTGGCGCAAAAGCAGATCAGCCTTAACCTGCTGGATGGAAAAATCATGGGCGTTTTGCTGCTCATCACCTTGCTTACCGGACTGAGCGCCGGTCTTTATCCTGCCCTCTTCCTTTCTTCTTTTCATCCAGCCAAAGTACTGAAGGGAACTTTCAAGGCAGGAAAAGGAGGGATTGTGCTGCGCAAAGGATTGGTCGTACTCCAGTTTGCGCTCTCCATCATCCTGATTGTAGGTACATTGGTGATTGACGATCAGCTGACGTACATCAGAAATAAAAAGCTGGGTTACGAAAAAGACAACATACTGGTGGTGCCTATGGCAGGAGAGATTTATAAAAACCAGGAGGCTTATAGGAATACCCTACTGGACCAACCGGGAATCACCCAGCTTACCTCCGCCAGCCAGAACCTCAATGACATATCCAGTACTACCTCCGGGGCCGACTGGGAAGGCAAAACGGCAGAGCAGGAGGTATTGCTCAATCAGCTTTCGGTAGATCTGGACTTTATCAAGACTTTTAATATCCAGATGGTGGAAGGCAGGGCTTTCTCCCGGGAGCGTAGTACGGACAGCAGTGCTTTCATCGTCAACGAAGAAGCTGTGAAGCAGATGGGGCTGGAGAATCCGGTAGGCAGCGCCTTCAGCCTGCATGGGGTAAAGGGCACCATCATAGGTGTGACGGAAGATTTTAACTTTCAGTCGGTACACAAAACCATTGCACCACTGGTCCTTTTTGTTTCTCCCAACTGGCGCAGCAGCCTGTACATCAAAGTTGACAATCAGGCAATTCCGGAAGCCCTTGCAGTAGCGGAAGCCAGCTGGAAGGAGCTGAACCCTGCCTATCCTTTTGAGTACAGTTTTCTGGACGAAAGTTTTGATGCGATGTATAAAGCGGAAGCCCGCACCGGTAAGCTTTTCAATTATTTTGCCTTCATTGCCATCTTCATCTCCTGCCTGGGGCTGTTTGGGCTGGCCGCTTATACCGCAGAGCTACGTACCAAAGAAGTGGGTGTACGCAAAGTGATGGGCGCTTCGGTAGGCAGTATACTGTTGCTGTTTTCCCAGGATTACGTCAAGCTGGTGTTGATTGCTTTTGTCATCGCTACACCTTGTGCTTACCTGCTGATGCATCGCTGGCTGGAAGATTTTGCTTACCGTACCGACATCAGTCCGCTGGTCTTTGTGCTGGCTATTGTGTTCTCTATGGCCATTACGCTGCTCACGGTGGGCTACCAGTCCATGAAAGCCGCCACCGCCAATCCGGTAAAGAGCCTGCGGAGTGAATGA
- a CDS encoding calcium/sodium antiporter: MLTYILFAIGLVLLIKGADWLVDGSSSIAKKYKVPDIIIGLTVVSFGTSMPELVVNIIASLNGNAEIAVGNVFGSNIANILLILGVAALIFPLPLQRGTVMSEIPFSLMAALLVGFLANAALFDKPQGLSISRIDGGILLFFFVLFMLYVFKVSREGGEEEHVESYEEKPMLKASGLVLLGVVALFLGGKWTVDGAVYVATQLGMSESFVGLTVVAIGTSLPELVTSAVAAKRRNTDIAVGNAVGSNIFNILWILGISAVIHPLPFNTLSNFDILMIIFASTLLILSVSLERKRAVGRISGVVFLLFYIAYIVFLLQRG, translated from the coding sequence ATGTTGACTTATATATTGTTTGCAATAGGACTTGTATTATTGATCAAAGGGGCAGACTGGTTGGTGGACGGCTCTTCTTCTATTGCTAAGAAATACAAAGTACCCGATATTATCATTGGTCTTACGGTAGTATCCTTTGGTACTTCTATGCCTGAACTGGTGGTGAATATTATTGCCAGCCTCAATGGTAATGCCGAGATTGCGGTGGGGAATGTTTTTGGCAGCAACATCGCCAATATACTGTTAATACTAGGCGTGGCAGCACTCATTTTTCCACTTCCTTTGCAAAGAGGTACGGTCATGTCAGAAATCCCTTTCTCACTCATGGCAGCTTTGCTGGTAGGTTTTCTCGCCAATGCCGCACTTTTTGATAAGCCTCAGGGGCTGAGCATCAGCCGGATAGACGGAGGAATACTCCTCTTTTTCTTTGTGCTTTTCATGCTCTATGTCTTTAAAGTATCCCGCGAGGGAGGCGAAGAAGAACATGTAGAAAGCTACGAGGAGAAACCTATGCTGAAGGCGAGCGGCCTGGTACTGCTGGGCGTAGTTGCCCTTTTTCTGGGAGGTAAATGGACGGTAGACGGAGCCGTATATGTGGCTACCCAATTGGGGATGAGTGAGAGTTTTGTAGGCCTTACGGTAGTGGCCATTGGTACTTCTTTGCCAGAACTAGTGACTTCAGCAGTGGCTGCCAAACGTCGTAATACAGACATTGCTGTAGGGAATGCGGTGGGTTCTAATATATTTAATATCCTATGGATTCTGGGAATCAGTGCAGTCATCCATCCTTTGCCTTTCAACACTTTAAGCAACTTTGATATTCTGATGATCATCTTTGCCAGCACCTTGCTGATCCTGTCGGTAAGCCTGGAAAGAAAGCGGGCAGTAGGCCGGATCAGCGGTGTGGTGTTTCTGCTATTCTACATCGCTTATATTGTCTTTTTGCTGCAAAGGGGTTAA
- a CDS encoding DUF1553 domain-containing protein — protein MPGFSAIRWKTKYLILPAVVLLLLSTYLVWEKGIFVDDKIDFNAEIRPILNKKCITCHGGVKRSGEFSLLFRSDALGINESGKRAIVPGSVEESEMIRRITHHDPEERMPPEGDALPQEEIELLTRWIEQGAYWEDHWAYIKPEPVEPPALQSDWIQNEIDKFVLQRLQEEELQPSSRADKATLLRRVSLDLSGLPPTPTELEAFLADSSAQAYEKVVDRLLASPRYGERWTAMWMDLARYADSKGYEKDGHRNIWKYRDWVIRSFNEDKPFDQFTIEQLAGDLLPNPTDEQLIATAFHRNTMNNDEGGTDDEEFRVASVIDRVNTTWDVWQATTIACVQCHSHPYDPIRHEEYYQFYAFLNNTADADVPSESPTLKQFKNEEDGQKLEEVKNWVIKHTASADEKLKRGQDIVKLVKFTEPKIHPHYFDQIEKGTLQDGKFLQVDHGGHARIRNFSLDGKDQILISYLAEKTSGRVEFRQDSPEGELLAEWKIEKAEGGWGNFRRIALPLKPGTGRHDIYMVFKDPGRKGPLCTIEWTLFHQSLPGEEQAQYPKVQRTFLSLLNTREVEETPVMIERPEDFRRKTHVFVRGNWLVDGEEVAPDVPKAWPALPEGAPKNRLSMAQWMVSTENPLTARVTVNRLWAQLFGTGIVETVEDFGTQGAKPSHPELLDWLAIQFMHEHQWSIKKLLKQMVMSATYQQSSKVSREQQERDPANQWLARGPRVRLNAEQIRDQTLAVSGLLSDKMYGPSVMPPQPEGIWQVVYSGQTWETSEGEDQYRRGLYTYWRRTSPYPSMITFDSPSREFCMNRRIPTNTPLQALVTLNDPVYMEAARSLAQRMLLEGGESTEERIETAYKIAMLKPIADEKKDALLNLYDEALTYYQQNPEEALKMVGKKENQALAALTVVANAIMNLDEFVTKG, from the coding sequence ATGCCTGGCTTTTCTGCTATACGCTGGAAAACAAAATATCTGATTCTCCCGGCAGTTGTGTTGTTACTGCTTTCCACCTATCTGGTATGGGAGAAAGGCATATTTGTCGATGACAAAATTGACTTCAATGCTGAAATCAGGCCGATCCTCAACAAAAAATGCATCACCTGCCACGGAGGCGTGAAGCGCTCCGGCGAGTTTAGCCTGCTCTTTCGCTCCGATGCCCTGGGCATCAATGAATCGGGCAAGCGGGCTATTGTGCCCGGCAGCGTAGAAGAGAGTGAGATGATTCGCCGCATCACGCACCATGATCCCGAAGAAAGGATGCCTCCCGAAGGAGATGCCCTGCCTCAGGAAGAAATTGAATTGCTTACCCGTTGGATTGAGCAGGGAGCCTATTGGGAAGATCACTGGGCGTATATAAAACCGGAACCTGTTGAACCTCCTGCTTTACAGTCTGATTGGATACAAAATGAGATAGATAAGTTTGTGCTCCAACGCCTGCAAGAAGAAGAATTACAGCCTTCTTCCCGTGCGGATAAAGCAACTTTGTTGAGGCGTGTGAGTCTTGATCTTAGCGGACTTCCGCCAACACCTACCGAATTGGAGGCCTTTCTGGCCGACTCCAGCGCTCAGGCTTATGAAAAGGTAGTAGATCGTCTGCTGGCTTCGCCCCGCTATGGAGAACGATGGACCGCCATGTGGATGGACCTGGCCCGCTATGCTGACTCCAAAGGTTATGAGAAAGATGGACATCGTAATATCTGGAAATACCGCGACTGGGTGATCAGGTCTTTTAATGAAGATAAGCCTTTTGATCAGTTCACTATAGAGCAACTGGCGGGAGATCTGTTGCCTAATCCCACTGATGAGCAACTGATTGCCACAGCTTTTCATCGGAATACGATGAACAATGATGAGGGAGGTACAGATGATGAAGAGTTCCGCGTAGCTTCTGTCATAGACCGGGTCAATACTACCTGGGATGTATGGCAGGCTACCACCATCGCCTGTGTGCAATGCCACAGCCATCCCTACGATCCTATTCGGCACGAAGAATATTATCAGTTTTATGCCTTTCTCAACAACACGGCTGACGCGGATGTACCCAGCGAGTCGCCTACGTTAAAGCAATTCAAGAATGAGGAAGATGGGCAAAAGCTGGAAGAGGTCAAAAACTGGGTCATCAAACACACCGCTTCTGCTGACGAAAAGCTGAAACGAGGCCAGGATATTGTCAAACTGGTGAAATTTACCGAACCCAAAATACATCCCCACTATTTTGATCAGATTGAAAAAGGTACTCTACAGGATGGGAAGTTTCTGCAAGTAGATCACGGAGGTCATGCCCGCATCAGGAATTTCTCTCTGGATGGAAAAGACCAGATACTCATCAGTTATCTGGCAGAAAAGACTTCCGGTAGGGTAGAATTCAGACAAGACAGCCCTGAAGGTGAATTGCTGGCTGAGTGGAAAATTGAGAAAGCAGAAGGAGGCTGGGGCAATTTTAGAAGAATAGCGCTTCCGCTAAAACCCGGCACCGGCCGCCATGATATCTATATGGTTTTTAAAGATCCTGGCAGGAAAGGCCCCCTTTGCACGATTGAATGGACATTATTTCATCAGTCTTTACCTGGTGAAGAACAAGCCCAGTATCCTAAAGTGCAGCGCACTTTTTTGAGCCTGCTCAATACCAGAGAGGTAGAAGAAACGCCAGTCATGATAGAACGTCCGGAAGATTTCCGTCGTAAAACCCATGTCTTTGTGAGGGGTAACTGGTTGGTAGATGGGGAAGAAGTAGCGCCTGATGTACCCAAAGCCTGGCCTGCTTTACCGGAAGGTGCCCCTAAAAATCGCCTGAGTATGGCGCAGTGGATGGTGAGCACAGAGAATCCTCTCACTGCGCGAGTAACTGTTAACCGCTTATGGGCGCAGTTGTTTGGCACAGGTATCGTAGAAACAGTAGAAGATTTTGGTACTCAGGGAGCTAAGCCCAGCCATCCTGAACTGCTGGACTGGCTGGCCATACAGTTTATGCACGAGCATCAATGGAGCATCAAAAAGCTGCTGAAGCAGATGGTCATGTCTGCTACCTATCAACAGTCTTCCAAAGTAAGCCGGGAACAGCAGGAACGTGATCCCGCCAATCAATGGCTAGCCAGAGGACCAAGAGTACGACTCAACGCGGAGCAAATCCGGGATCAGACCCTGGCAGTAAGTGGGCTGTTAAGCGATAAAATGTATGGTCCCAGTGTGATGCCTCCTCAACCTGAAGGCATATGGCAGGTCGTCTATAGTGGACAAACATGGGAAACCAGTGAAGGAGAGGATCAATACCGGCGGGGCCTCTACACCTACTGGCGGCGCACCAGCCCTTATCCTTCCATGATCACTTTTGACAGTCCCAGCCGGGAGTTCTGTATGAACCGCCGTATCCCTACCAATACACCCTTACAGGCTTTAGTTACCCTCAATGATCCTGTCTACATGGAAG